In the Pseudorasbora parva isolate DD20220531a chromosome 23, ASM2467924v1, whole genome shotgun sequence genome, one interval contains:
- the foxred1 gene encoding FAD-dependent oxidoreductase domain-containing protein 1 has translation MWRKLFASVPAFRYAKAPCRSFKSSSRRAEKDFFKDLEAQFRAFREKASAAMPGSDWSPFELTPGLPPERADVVIVGGGVVGWSIAYWLKRKETARDGLRVLVVEKDPTYSQASTVLSCGGIRQQFSLKENIQLSMTSADFLKNINNHLWVVNEDPVDLQFNHSGYLFLASEKFAHIMEENYRTQRCAGAKVALLSPSQLKERFPWLNTEGVALASLGLENEGWFDPWSLLNALRRKAVSMGVYQCFGEVTGFRCSSSVAEITDGDFVDVRRIKYVNVQMPNSLEYQPVESAVVVNAAGANSGKIAAMLGIGLGPKESMSGVQFPVEPRKRFVYVVHCPDGPGLDTPFLIDYSGVYCRREGLGGNYITGMSPEETEEPDNSNLDVDHEFFQEKVWHRLAHRIPAFEQLKVSSAWAGFYDYNTFDQNGIIGLHPLVPNMYFATGFSGHGLQQSPAVGLAVAELILDGGFKTIDLSAFDLKRIFLQEPILESNIV, from the exons ATGTGGCGCAAGTTGTTCGCCTCCGTCCCTGCTTTCAGATATGCGAAAGCGCCCTGTCGGAGTTTTAAAAGCAGCAGCAGGAGAGCTGAAAAGGACTTCTTTAAAG ATCTGGAGGCTCAGTTTCGGGCATTTCGTGAGAAAGCGTCCGCGGCGATGCCCGGTAGTGACTGGAGCCCGTTTGAGTTGACCCCTGGCCTGCCTCCTGAGAGGGCTGATGTGGTGATTGTCGGTGGGGGAGTGGTGGGATGGTCCATCGCATACTGGCTGAAGAGGAAGGAGACCGCAAGGGATGGTCTGAGGGTGCTGGTGGTGGAGAAAGACCCTACT TATTCTCAGGCGTCGACTGTGCTGTCATGTGGTGGAATTCGGCAGCAGTTCTCCCTGAAAGAAAACATCCAGCTGTCAATGACTTCGGCTGATTTCTTGAAGAACATTAAT AATCATCTCTGGGTGGTAAATGAAGACCCCGTTGATCTGCAGTTTAATCATTCAGGATATCTCTTTCTCGCCAGTGAAAAATTCGCTCATATTATGGAGGAAAACTACCGCACTCAAAG ATGCGCTGGTGCGAAGGTCGCCCTCCTGTCACCATCTCAGCTGAAGGAGCGATTCCCCTGGTTGAACACGGAGGGCGTCGCTCTGGCTTCTCTTG GACTAGAGAACGAGGGCTGGTTTGATCCCTGGTCCCTCCTTAACGCCCTCAGACGCAAGGCCGTGTCTATGGGAGTCTATCAGTGCTTCGGAGAGGTCACAG GTTTTAGATGCTCGTCAAGTGTTGCAGAAATCACAGATGGAGACTTTGTTGATGTCAGAAGGATAAaatatgtcaat GTGCAGATGCCCAACAGTCTGGAGTATCAGCCCGTGGAGAGTGCTGTTGTGGTAAATGCGGCAGGTGCAAACTCAGGGAAGATCGCCGCCATGCTGGGCATCGGATTAGGCCCCAAAGAATCCATGTCTGGTGTTCAGTTTCCTGTGGAGCCTAGAAAGAG GTTTGTTTATGTGGTGCATTGCCCTGATGGACCCGGGTTGGATACTCCGTTTCTGATCGACTATTCAGGGGTTTACTGCAGGCGAGAGGGACTGGGAGGAAATTACATCACGGGAATGTCACCAGAGGAG ACAGAAGAACCAGACAACAGTAACCTTGATGTGGACCACGAGTTTTTCCAAGAGAAGGTCTGGCATCGTCTGGCGCATCGTATTCCTGCATTTGAACAACTAAAG GTTTCAAGCGCGTGGGCTGGATTTTACGACTACAACACCTTTGACCAGAATGGCATTATAGGACTGCACCCTCTAGTGCCCAACATGTACTTTGCCACGGGGTTCAGCGGTCACGGGCTACAGCAGTCTCCTGCGGTAGGACTCGCAGTGGCTGAGCTTATTCTGGACGGGGGCTTTAAAACCATCGACCTCAGTGCTTTTGACCTTAAACGGATCTTCCTGCAGGAGCCCATACTGGAGAGCAACATTGTGTGA
- the cry5 gene encoding cryptochrome circadian regulator 5, translated as MSQNSIHWFRKGLRLHDNPALIAALKDCRHIYPLFLLDPWYSSNTHIGINRWRFLMEALRDLDSSLKKLNSRLFVVSGKPTEVLPKLFDKWKITRLTFEVDTEPYSQSRDKEVMELAKEHGVEVIPKISHTLYNIDRIIDENNSKTPLTYVRFQSVVKAIGLPKKPVPAPTKEDMKGVSTPCSKDHEEEFGIPTLEDLRLDTSSLGPDLFPGGEQEALRRLDEHMQRTGWVCKFEKPQTSPNTLIPSTTVLSPYVRFGCLSARTFWWRLADVYRGKKHSEPPVSLHGQLLWREFFYTAAVGIPNFNRMEGNPNCVQVDWENNPEHLAAWREARTGFPFIDAIMTQLRQEGWIHHLARHAVACFLTRGDLWISWEEGQKVFEELLLDADWSLNAGNWQWLSASAFFHQYFRVYSPIAFGKKTDKSGDYIKKYLPVLKKFPAEYIYEPWKAPRSIQDRAGCIVGKDYPRPIVEHEVIHKKNIQRMKAAYAKRSPADETVTKGVKRKAPSIMDMLEKKAKR; from the exons ATGAGCCAGAACTCCATTCACTGGTTCCGCAAAGGACTGCGTTTGCATGATAACCCTGCACTGATCGCCGCCCTGAAAGACTGCAGACACATCTACCCCCTGTTCCTGCTGGACCCCTGGTACTCCAGTAACACTCACATCGGGATTAATCGATGGAGATTTCTGATGGAAGCTCTCAGAGACCTGGACTCCAGTCTGAAGAAACTCAACTCCAG GCTCTTTGTTGTTAGTGGGAAGCCCACAGAGGTCCTTCCAAAGCTCTTTGACAAATGGAAGATCACTCGGTTGACTTTTGAGGTTGATACAGAGCCGTACAGTCAGAGCAGAGACAAGGAAGTCATGGAGTTGGCCAAGGAACATGGCGTGGAAGTTATTCCAAAGATTTCTCACACTCTTTACAACATTGACAG AATTATTGATGAGAATAACAGCAAGACTCCCCTGACTTACGTTCGCTTCCAGAGCGTGGTGAAAGCCATCGGACTCCCTAAAAAACCTGTTCCTGCTCCAACCAAAGAGGACATGAAAG GTGTGTCCACTCCATGTTCTAAGGACCACGAAGAGGAGTTTGGGATTCCAACTCTTGAAGATCTCAGATTGGATACATCATCCTTAGGACCAGATCTGTTCCCGGGGGGTGAACAGGAAGCTCTGCGCAGACTGGATGAGCACATGCAGAGAACG GGGTGGGTGTGCAAGTTTGAAAAACCACAGACGTCCCCCAATACCTTGATCCCCAGCACCACCGTCCTGAGCCCCTATGTCCGATTCGGCTGCTTGTCTGCACGTACCTTCTGGTGGAGGCTCGCAGACGTGTATAGAGGG AAGAAGCACTCTGAACCACCAGTTTCCCTGCATGGCCAGCTGCTGTGGAGAGAATTTTTCTACACGGCTGCCGTCGGGATCCCAAACTTCAATCGAATGGAAGGCAACCCTAACTGTGTGCAGGTGGACTGGGAAAACAATCCTGAGCACCTCGCTGCATGGAGGGAG GCTCGGACCGGTTTCCCGTTCATTGATGCCATTATGACGCAGTTGCGTCAGGAGGGCTGGATCCATCATCTGGCCCGTCATGCGGTCGCCTGTTTCCTGACCAGAGGAGACCTGTGGATAAGCTGGGAGGAGGGCCAAAAG GTGTTTGAGGAGTTGCTGCTGGATGCTGATTGGTCGTTAAATGCAGGAAActggcagtggctctccgccAGCGCTTTCTTCCATCAGTACTTCAGGGTTTACTCTCCCATCGCCTTTGGAAAGAAAACCGACAAGTCTGGGGATTACATCAA GAAATACCTTCCGGTGCTGAAGAAATTCCCTGCCGAGTACATATATGAACCCTGGAAAGCTCCTCGGAGCATTCAGGACAGAGCAGGGTGCATCGTGGGAAAAGATTACCCTCGCCCTATTGTGGAGCATGAAGTTATCCATAAAAAGAATATTCAAAGAATGAAAGCAGCATATGCCAAGCGCTCTCCAGCGGACGAAACCGTCACTAAAG GTGTAAAACGAAAAGCGCCATCTATCATGGACATGCTTGAGAAGAAGGCAAAGAGATAA